The Saxibacter everestensis genome has a window encoding:
- a CDS encoding metallophosphoesterase family protein: MRILHTSDWHLGRSFHGVGMAEAQRQFLDFLITTVAEQDVDVVVVAGDVYDRALPAPDTVDLLDDALHRLISAGARVFVTSGNHDSARRLGFARRLVEASGLSLRTRLEDIAVPLVLDDEYGPVLFYGIPYLEPALTTEILGAAERSHTAVLTAATAAIRADLEQRSAAAGGRPLRSVVAAHAFVSGAEASESERKIAVGGVESVSRSVFDGFDYVALGHLHGRQRLSDNVRYSGSPLPYSFSEAAHTKGAWLIDLDASGVSDVSALDAPVYRRLVDLEGELEHLLEGADYSHAEDAFVSVTLTDASRPKAAMERLTGRFPHTVALKFAPAGRPDQPEHSYSSRLRAAKDDVDVCTGFVEHVSATAVTPAERSELRAAVEAVRLEEAEV; encoded by the coding sequence ATGAGAATCCTGCACACTTCCGACTGGCACCTGGGGCGGTCATTCCACGGCGTGGGGATGGCGGAGGCTCAGCGTCAGTTTCTCGATTTTCTGATTACCACCGTCGCCGAACAGGACGTCGACGTGGTTGTCGTGGCCGGTGACGTCTATGACCGTGCGCTGCCGGCGCCGGACACAGTGGATCTGCTGGATGACGCACTGCACCGGCTGATCTCTGCCGGTGCCAGGGTGTTCGTCACCAGCGGGAACCACGATTCGGCCAGGAGACTCGGCTTTGCCCGGCGGCTGGTAGAAGCTTCAGGCCTGTCGCTGCGGACCCGGCTGGAGGATATCGCCGTGCCGCTGGTGCTGGACGACGAATACGGTCCGGTGCTTTTTTACGGCATCCCCTACCTCGAGCCGGCACTGACCACGGAGATACTCGGGGCCGCCGAACGCAGCCATACAGCGGTTCTCACCGCGGCCACCGCAGCGATCCGGGCAGACCTCGAGCAGCGCAGCGCCGCGGCTGGTGGCCGGCCGCTGCGCTCCGTGGTTGCGGCGCACGCATTCGTATCCGGCGCGGAGGCCAGCGAATCGGAACGGAAAATCGCGGTGGGAGGGGTTGAATCCGTGTCCCGGTCCGTGTTCGATGGCTTCGATTACGTTGCCCTCGGCCATTTACACGGCAGGCAGCGGTTGAGCGACAACGTCCGGTATTCAGGCTCGCCGCTCCCCTATTCATTTTCCGAAGCAGCGCACACAAAGGGCGCCTGGCTGATCGACCTCGATGCGTCCGGAGTAAGCGACGTCTCCGCGCTCGATGCCCCGGTCTATCGTCGGCTTGTCGATCTGGAGGGCGAGCTGGAGCACCTGCTGGAAGGCGCCGACTATTCACACGCCGAAGACGCATTTGTTTCAGTGACCCTGACGGATGCCAGCCGTCCCAAGGCTGCGATGGAACGGCTCACCGGACGTTTCCCGCACACGGTAGCGCTGAAGTTCGCGCCCGCCGGCAGGCCGGATCAGCCGGAGCACAGCTATTCCAGTCGGCTCCGGGCGGCAAAGGACGACGTGGACGTGTGCACGGGTTTCGTCGAACACGTCTCGGCCACTGCCGTCACACCGGCCGAGCGGTCCGAGCTACGGGCAGCGGTCGAAGCCGTACGGCTTGAAGAGGCAGAGGTATGA
- a CDS encoding ParA family protein: MLVLSVSSLKGGVGKTSVTLGLASAAYARGIPTLVVDMDPQADASTGLEIPSSTRSDLSDVLAAPKSRTLEATITPSGWVGDQLGHLDVIPGSPRSAEFDRPSLSDKYLRRLEDALQKVDHGYRLVLIDCPPSLNGLTRTAWAASNRVLVVTEPGLFSVAAADRALRATDELRRQIASQLQPLGVVVNRVRPRSIEHEYRINELREMFGPLVLSPPVPERSVLQQAQGSARPIHSWPGEAAAELSSVFDQLLDRALRTGRLRHRGR, translated from the coding sequence GTGCTTGTTTTAAGTGTTAGCAGCCTAAAGGGCGGGGTCGGCAAGACATCTGTGACATTGGGCTTGGCTTCGGCCGCCTACGCCAGAGGGATTCCGACCCTCGTTGTGGACATGGATCCGCAGGCAGATGCCTCTACCGGACTGGAGATTCCTTCCTCCACCCGCAGCGACCTGTCAGACGTTCTGGCCGCGCCCAAGTCGCGGACGCTTGAAGCGACGATTACCCCAAGCGGCTGGGTCGGCGACCAGCTTGGACACCTTGACGTTATTCCGGGCTCGCCACGCTCCGCGGAGTTCGACCGGCCCTCGCTCTCGGACAAGTACCTGCGTCGACTCGAGGACGCGCTGCAAAAGGTCGACCACGGATACCGTCTGGTGCTGATCGACTGCCCACCGTCGCTGAACGGATTGACCCGCACGGCCTGGGCAGCAAGCAACCGGGTACTCGTCGTCACCGAGCCCGGGCTGTTCTCGGTTGCCGCGGCTGACCGCGCCCTGCGAGCCACCGATGAGCTGCGGCGCCAGATCGCCAGCCAACTCCAGCCGCTCGGCGTCGTCGTGAATCGGGTCCGGCCGCGTTCCATTGAGCACGAGTACCGAATTAACGAGCTTCGGGAAATGTTCGGCCCGCTCGTACTCAGCCCGCCGGTTCCGGAGCGCAGCGTGCTGCAACAGGCCCAGGGCTCGGCCCGTCCAATACATTCCTGGCCTGGCGAAGCGGCCGCCGAGCTGTCGTCGGTG
- a CDS encoding AAA family ATPase, which yields MRLHRVSIQAFGPFAGRVEIDFDRLSEQGLFLLHGPTGAGKTSILDAICFALYAKVPGARADAKRLRSDHASSGVAPEVVVDFSARGRRFEVTRSPEWDRPKTRGDGQTKEKARTLLREFADGHWLEGTRDHRESQLQITELLGMKVEQFTRVVLLPQGEFATFLRADAADRAKLLQQLFSTERFEAVEDWLIARDAEARDAVDSLHAQWRELAAQAAQTATVLTAADPTAEDGDSGTEGGRVRSDAGESGAEAIVGAEAGGAAIVGAVAAGAEAGGAESDAAVLRERPDSVDPNELRDYLEYLKHRFARRLNSAQLAAAGKEARVKELSNELEALRARSKRAAELDELIEREHRFQDAADARADRDAQLKLHQQAEPLRELLESAERAETSHEDAVQLVGSMQDEAGFDQSPTAEDITSELARLDPEIVRLEDSVAQERDLLARRENLAAERRALAESEALADQQETEFTTLGTTLSQLAEEITQHVPVASRLEACRAAHAAAIQRHDAAAVAASLEADVALLQAKTDELWDKERAAHTAFLDLRAARLDQMASELAAGLQAGCACPVCGSTRHPRKAEPVDGAVTGSDEKRAEKFFSEAQSRHRKVQAELSVAQSKAAEARGRSGDLSCDEASGQRDAAQAELRLAEQATSRVLELHDESDAIEQSRSRLKPEIERRRALIMQHGATLVAAAAGIEQMADKLAGLRGDDESLITRLRRLTLRRTILQKLQSGIWELAHAAAERTKTRQHVARRAAEVGFGSVDEMRASLLSTAETTKLLAGRDADFTLRAELQASRRRPEIALAAEEAPANDELPDLLARTVTEHGSASAALVAARNAVAVLQTAQEALIDKATQLEASIAGGQAVHDRYELNHRLAELARGGTDNALRMSLSSYVLAARLEEVAAAATQRLLVMSDGRYELRYSDSLATRGRKSGLGLEILDGYTGLSRNPKTLSGGESFQASLALALGLADVVKAESGGIDLETLFVDEGFGTLDEQSLEKVMDILDDLRSGGRAVGVISHVAEMRSRVTSQLEVLKTRDGSTLREIQS from the coding sequence ATGAGACTTCATCGGGTATCAATCCAGGCGTTCGGTCCTTTCGCCGGGCGGGTCGAGATCGACTTCGACCGGCTTTCCGAGCAGGGGCTCTTTCTGCTGCACGGACCCACCGGCGCAGGAAAGACCAGCATTCTGGATGCCATTTGCTTCGCGCTGTATGCGAAGGTTCCTGGCGCCCGCGCCGACGCGAAGCGGCTGCGCAGCGACCATGCCTCGTCGGGCGTCGCACCCGAAGTAGTCGTCGACTTCAGCGCCCGCGGCCGGCGCTTCGAGGTGACCCGTTCGCCGGAATGGGACCGGCCCAAGACCCGCGGTGACGGGCAGACTAAGGAAAAGGCTCGCACCCTGCTCCGGGAGTTTGCCGACGGACACTGGCTCGAGGGAACCCGCGATCACCGGGAGAGCCAGCTGCAGATCACCGAACTGCTGGGCATGAAAGTCGAACAGTTCACCCGGGTCGTGCTGCTTCCCCAGGGTGAATTCGCCACCTTCCTGAGGGCCGATGCGGCAGACCGGGCGAAACTGTTGCAGCAGCTGTTTTCGACCGAACGATTCGAAGCCGTTGAGGACTGGCTGATCGCTCGGGATGCCGAGGCCCGGGACGCGGTCGACTCGTTGCACGCCCAATGGCGCGAGCTGGCCGCCCAGGCCGCGCAGACCGCGACAGTGCTCACGGCAGCCGACCCCACGGCTGAGGACGGGGACAGTGGAACCGAGGGCGGCCGCGTCAGGAGCGATGCCGGTGAAAGCGGCGCGGAGGCAATTGTCGGCGCGGAGGCTGGCGGCGCGGCTATTGTCGGCGCAGTGGCCGCCGGCGCGGAGGCTGGCGGCGCGGAATCTGACGCCGCTGTGCTCCGGGAACGTCCCGACTCCGTCGATCCGAATGAACTGCGTGACTATCTCGAATACCTCAAACACCGGTTCGCCCGCCGCCTAAACTCGGCGCAGCTAGCGGCAGCCGGAAAAGAAGCCAGGGTCAAGGAACTCTCGAACGAACTCGAGGCATTGCGGGCCCGGTCGAAGCGGGCAGCGGAGCTGGACGAGCTGATAGAGCGCGAGCACCGTTTTCAGGATGCGGCAGACGCACGCGCCGACCGCGATGCCCAACTGAAGCTGCATCAGCAGGCCGAGCCGCTTCGCGAGCTGCTCGAGAGCGCGGAACGAGCCGAGACAAGCCATGAAGACGCTGTCCAACTTGTCGGATCGATGCAGGACGAGGCCGGCTTCGATCAGTCGCCGACAGCAGAAGACATCACTTCCGAACTGGCGAGGCTCGATCCCGAGATCGTCCGGCTCGAAGACTCCGTTGCGCAGGAACGTGATCTGCTGGCACGCAGGGAGAACCTGGCCGCCGAACGCCGGGCCTTGGCCGAGAGTGAAGCTCTCGCCGACCAGCAGGAAACCGAATTCACAACGCTGGGCACAACGCTGTCTCAGCTGGCTGAGGAAATAACCCAGCACGTCCCGGTCGCCTCCCGCCTCGAAGCCTGTCGCGCCGCGCACGCAGCCGCCATCCAGCGACACGATGCCGCAGCAGTGGCAGCCTCGCTCGAAGCCGATGTCGCACTATTGCAGGCAAAGACGGATGAGCTATGGGATAAGGAACGGGCCGCGCATACCGCGTTTCTCGACCTGCGCGCCGCGCGACTCGACCAAATGGCTAGCGAGCTGGCCGCCGGATTGCAGGCCGGGTGTGCCTGCCCGGTCTGCGGCAGCACCCGGCATCCGCGAAAGGCTGAGCCGGTGGACGGCGCCGTTACCGGCTCGGACGAGAAACGGGCAGAGAAGTTCTTTTCCGAAGCCCAGTCCAGACACAGAAAGGTTCAGGCCGAGCTCAGCGTGGCGCAGTCAAAGGCGGCCGAGGCCCGCGGACGATCCGGCGACCTCAGCTGTGACGAAGCCTCCGGCCAGCGGGACGCTGCCCAGGCAGAGCTTCGGCTCGCCGAGCAAGCGACATCGCGTGTCCTCGAACTGCACGATGAGAGTGATGCGATCGAACAGTCCAGGTCACGGCTGAAGCCGGAGATCGAAAGGCGGCGTGCGCTGATCATGCAACACGGGGCCACCCTAGTGGCCGCCGCCGCTGGCATCGAGCAGATGGCAGACAAACTCGCTGGACTGCGCGGCGATGACGAGAGCCTGATCACCCGGCTACGACGCCTGACTCTCCGACGCACGATCCTGCAAAAACTGCAGTCGGGCATCTGGGAATTGGCCCACGCTGCGGCTGAGCGCACGAAGACAAGACAGCATGTGGCGCGGCGGGCCGCCGAAGTCGGATTCGGCTCGGTCGACGAGATGCGCGCTTCGCTGCTAAGCACAGCCGAAACGACGAAGCTCCTCGCGGGCCGCGATGCGGACTTCACGCTTCGTGCTGAGTTACAAGCCTCCCGACGGCGTCCAGAGATCGCATTGGCCGCCGAAGAGGCACCGGCCAATGACGAGTTGCCCGACCTCCTGGCCAGAACGGTGACCGAGCACGGTTCGGCTAGCGCAGCACTCGTTGCGGCGCGGAATGCGGTTGCTGTCCTGCAGACCGCGCAGGAAGCGCTGATCGACAAGGCTACGCAACTCGAAGCATCGATTGCCGGAGGTCAGGCCGTTCACGACCGCTACGAACTCAATCACCGGCTGGCCGAACTGGCCCGAGGTGGCACCGACAATGCGCTGCGAATGTCATTATCGAGCTACGTGCTGGCCGCACGCCTGGAAGAGGTTGCCGCAGCGGCGACCCAGCGTCTGCTGGTGATGAGCGATGGTCGTTACGAACTGCGCTACAGTGACTCGCTCGCCACCCGCGGCAGGAAGTCCGGGCTGGGCCTTGAGATCCTGGACGGCTACACCGGACTGAGCCGGAACCCGAAGACGCTCTCAGGTGGCGAGTCATTCCAGGCGTCGCTGGCACTCGCGCTGGGCCTCGCCGACGTGGTCAAGGCTGAGTCAGGCGGAATCGATCTGGAGACGCTCTTTGTCGATGAGGGTTTCGGCACGCTCGACGAGCAAAGTCTGGAAAAGGTGATGGACATCCTGGATGACCTTCGCTCCGGCGGACGAGCGGTCGGCGTGATTTCCCATGTCGCCGAGATGCGGTCCAGGGTCACATCCCAACTCGAGGTGCTGAAGACCCGCGATGGGTCTACCCTGCGCGAGATCCAGAGCTGA